In the genome of Eschrichtius robustus isolate mEscRob2 chromosome 2, mEscRob2.pri, whole genome shotgun sequence, the window ACTTGGATTAAAGAACTTTGGTATAGTTGCATATGCACAAAGCAAGTCATGGCAGAGCGGTTTCAACTCGGAATTGCCTAAAGTGAGAGCCCATGGGCTAAACATGATGCTGTCCTTTTAGCTAAAAAGAGACTTAGGACCTAACAAACATATGTACTTGGCACTTTTTGCACAATTTCCCCCACGAGGGAGACATTGAAGTTCACTTTTTgtagaaaaggaaacagactcagattttTTGACCAGCCTAACTTTTTGATTTGGGGCAAGTTGGTTAATCTCTCtgtacttctgtttttctcaaatataaaatgagGCCAATGGTAACTTTCACTCAGTTATTATGAGGTTTTAAACTTGTGACCCGTGTACATTTACAATAGCGGTGTCAACTTAGGATTCTCTTAGTAAAGATGACTCTCAGCAGCATGGAGTGAGGAATGGTCCTATCTCCCGTTtattttgatttgcgtttcatCATGTTTACATCATCTGAAATATGTGTTTCTTCTTCTCCCAAATAAATGTCATCTCTATGAGAACAGGGACTTGTGTTGAGTTTTGTTCTCTGCTGTATCGTCACTGTCTAAAACTGCtcctggcacataacaggtgtTCAGCAAATATTCTGTTGAATGGTGGGATGGTCTATCTAGTATGCTTGATTATGAAGCTTAGCTTCTCATCCATCAGGGCTTGCAGCCTGCCCCCAAactagaagggaagagagaatctCGGGGTTTGCAGTGACTGTCTACCCCTTCCTCCAGGTGAAGGTGCTGAAGGAGAAGATAGAAGCTGAGAAGGGTCGTGATGCTTTCCCCGTGGCTGGACAGAAACTCATCTATGCTGGCAAGATCCTGAGCGATGATGTCCCCATCAAGGACTATCACATCGATGAGAAGAACTTTGTGGTCGTCATGGTGACCAAGGTGGGTGACGTATGCTGGTTGGGAGGGTGGGTGGATTAGCTGGGGAGCTGGCAAAGAGCATGTGTGCCCAAGAGAGATTAGCCATGAACAGGGTGGGGCTGAGATGTGGAAGGATGTTGGGGCTAGATAGAGTTACTGATGCCTGCTCCCTttttctgggtgtcacaggccaAAACTAGCCCAGGCACCTCAGTACCCCCAGAGGCTTCACCCACTGCTGCCCCGGAGTCTTCCACATCCTTCCCATCGGCCCCTGCCTCAGGCATGTCCAATCCCCCACCTACCGCCAAAGAGGACAAGAGCCCATCGGAGGAATCAGCCCCCACGACGTCCCCGGAGTCTGTGTCCGGGTAAGGCAGGGAGCAGCAGCCCCAGATTGGGCCCTGTCTTTCCGGCACATTTCAGCGCCCACATTCGTGGTTCCACACACCTTGGGGGAGGGCAAGCCACCAGAAGCCAGGGTCCGATTTCTCTCTCTTGAATTTGCAGCTCTGTTCCCTCTTCAGGTAGCAGCGGGCGAGAGGAAGACGCGGCCTCCACGCTAGGTGGGTGGGTGGTCCCCAGAGCGAAAATGACTGGGTGCCCCAGCCATCAGCTGGGCCTTGTGTGGGTGTGGGAGGGCCTGGGAGCTGTCCTTCCCTCTCCTTGGTGACCCGCCTTTTGCCGCTCCCTCCACAGTGACTGGCTCTGAGTACGAGACGATGCTGACGGAGATCATGTCCATGGGCTACGAGCGGGAGCGGGTCGTGGCTGCCCTGAGGGCCAGCTACAACAATCCCCACCGGGCCGTGGAGTATCTACTCACGGTGAGGTGCGGCTGCTGCCGCCTGGGGAGTCCTCAAGGGAGCATGCAGGCTTCGGTGCCCTGATGGCTGGTCAAAATCTGCCCCCAAAAGCCTTTGGGTTATGGTTCTAGCCAGGAAAGACCTCCTGCAGGAGCCTGGACATGAGCGATGGGGTGGACCTGTGGAGGGCAGAGCAGAGGCTTCACGTGTCTCCCGCCAGGGCTGAGTATGCAGGAAGGAGGCAGTGGGCAGTCTGTGCTTTGAACTAAATAGGACCCCTGACAGGGAATTCCTGGGAGCCCCGAGCCGGAACACGGTTCTGTCCAGGAGAGCCAAGTACCCGAGCAGCCGGCCACAGAAGCAGGTGAGTGGATTGGGAGGTGTGCATGTGGGGTGTCTGCTGTCAAGGCACCTGACTCATCCCAACCCCCCATACTTCAGGGAGGCCAGGGTGGTGTCTGACGGCACCCTTTCCTCCTGCCAGCAGGAGAGAACCCCTTGGAATTCCTGCGGGATCAGCCCCAGTTCCAGAACATGCGGCAGGTGATTCAGCAGAACCCGGCGCTGCTGCCAGCCCTGCTCCAGCAGCTGGGCCAGGAGAACCCCCAGCTTTTACAGGTACAggcctgggggcagagggagTCAGTGCAGGTACCATCTCTCTTCTCCTGGGGGGTACCACAGCCCCAGAGGGTGAGCCTGGCCCAGCGTGGTATGTAGGCATCTATGCTTGGAAAGCAGGACTAACGACAGCCTTCTGCTGTTCCGTGCGACCTAATGACCTACGTGGTTTCATGTAATGCTCTCAACCACTCTATAAGGTGTGGGCGCTACTGTCATCTCCACTCCATGGAGGAAGATGCCAGAGGCTTGGAGCAGCCTGGCAACTGGTGGAGTGTGTGTCTGCCTCCAGTCTCTGGATCCTGTGCTCTGGCTCCACTCCGCGTTTAGCTGTTGCTTCCTGAATGTCCGTAGGGTTGTATGGCAGCACCCAGGACTGCTGTGCCCTAGTTGGTTTTGGGACCACCGTGCTCAGCAAGGCTCTATCCTGTCCTTGAAGGTTCCTAGGCAGAGGGGCAGTGGCCCCTGGGTGTGACAGGGTCTTCTGGGTCCTCTGTGAAAGCCTGCCTCTCCTGCTTCAGGCGTCTGCTGCTTCTACCCCCGACTTTTCAGTCTCCTGTGCTGACTCCTGCTCACCTCCAGATGTTGGAGGGCCTGGGCTGCGCATCTCCATTTATCTGCAGTCAACCCTGGGGCTTTCAGTCTGTGGCGACCCTTAAATCCATGTGACCAGTCTGGACCCTCTGGATGCCATGCTCTCCCGTGACTGACTTGATACCTCCATGAAAATGCTTTCTAGATATCCAAGACCAGAACAGATCCTCCCAGCCCTCCCTAACCCCGCAGGGACCAACCTGGGGTTGCTTGAGCCCCAGGCACTGGGGGCCTGCTGGGGTTGTCCCTCACCTGTCCTCTTTGCTCTACTTCCAGAACATCTCGCTCAGCCCAGCCCTGCACTCCACCTCTGTGGCTGCCACCTCATCTTCTCCCAGGTCCCCTGGCGGCCACCACCCAGTTCTCTGCATCTGCACAGCCCCCACGGTCCATTCTCCACTAGGAGCCAGATTCCTGAAAACGCACTTTTTCCTTTGATGTGTAAATTTTCAGATGTACATAAAAATAG includes:
- the RAD23A gene encoding UV excision repair protein RAD23 homolog A isoform X1; translation: MAVTITLKTLQQQTFKIRMEPDETVKVLKEKIEAEKGRDAFPVAGQKLIYAGKILSDDVPIKDYHIDEKNFVVVMVTKAKTSPGTSVPPEASPTAAPESSTSFPSAPASGMSNPPPTAKEDKSPSEESAPTTSPESVSGSVPSSGSSGREEDAASTLVTGSEYETMLTEIMSMGYERERVVAALRASYNNPHRAVEYLLTGIPGSPEPEHGSVQESQVPEQPATEAAGENPLEFLRDQPQFQNMRQVIQQNPALLPALLQQLGQENPQLLQQISRHQEQFIQMLNEPPGELADISDVEGEVGAIGEEAPQMNYIQVTPQEKEAIERLKALGFPESLVIQAYFACEKNENLAANFLLSQNFDDE
- the RAD23A gene encoding UV excision repair protein RAD23 homolog A isoform X2 — protein: MAVTITLKTLQQQTFKIRMEPDETVKVLKEKIEAEKGRDAFPVAGQKLIYAGKILSDDVPIKDYHIDEKNFVVVMVTKAKTSPGTSVPPEASPTAAPESSTSFPSAPASGMSNPPPTAKEDKSPSEESAPTTSPESVSGSVPSSGSSGREEDAASTLVTGSEYETMLTEIMSMGYERERVVAALRASYNNPHRAVEYLLTGIPGSPEPEHGSVQESQVPEQPATEAGENPLEFLRDQPQFQNMRQVIQQNPALLPALLQQLGQENPQLLQQISRHQEQFIQMLNEPPGELADISDVEGEVGAIGEEAPQMNYIQVTPQEKEAIERLKALGFPESLVIQAYFACEKNENLAANFLLSQNFDDE